In Alosa alosa isolate M-15738 ecotype Scorff River chromosome 10, AALO_Geno_1.1, whole genome shotgun sequence, the genomic stretch gtgttcatgtgtgtgtgtgttcatgtgtgtctatgtgtgtgtgtgtgtgtgtgcagggagcaTCTTGGGAGTCAGCACCAGCAGGACACAGCGTATCTGGCAGATGTGACCTTTGCCATGGAGCAGCATTACACTGAGCTGGAAAATGAAGCCAAACAGGACTACCAGAGTATGCGGGATGACATCAAAAACAGGGTAATactccttgacacacacacccaaattaAAATACACATCAAAAACAGCAAGGGTACATTCAACACTTACTCAcatgcgcactcacacacacacttagcccaACAGAGAGAAATACCTTATATTATACCTATaagttgtgtgtatgtaatttTGTGcatgcgtttgtttgtgtgtgtgtgtgtgtgtgtcctgcagaaCATTGAGGAGAAGAACGCTCTGCGGGTGCAGCTGGAGGGCACGGTGGAGGAACTGTGGAGCCAGTTCCAGCATGCGCTGCGGAGCTACAACGAGGCCACTGAGGACCGCCACATTGCCTTCGAGTCGCTCCGCACGCGAGACCACAAGTCTGCCCAGGAGATTGACATGCAGATGAGACGCCTTCAGAAGATGCAGGTGAGGGGAATGACCCATACTAACattctacagtgtgtgtgtgtctgtggaaacTTTTGCCTGAGGAAGATCCTGGGGATCAAAACGTTATGTCAACTGTATGTCACTCCttacattgtgttttttttttaccattttaaACACACACCTATTCAAACTTTAAACTTAACTTTTATCATGTCACATAAACTAGCTATACAAGAAATCTTTAAATTACAAAGGCATGTGCACTTGGAACATCCAGCCACAACAAACTCACAACAAACAAAATTCTGGGATGCAAAATTAAAGTGTCATTTTTGGTGAATATGTGCCCAGTCCTGAGTAGCCTGTTTCTGTAATGCACAAGATACTCCAGTTTGGAGTCAGATAAAAACAGTTGTTGGCGCTGGTGGTATGCCTGTGACTGGGTTCGGCTCTGACCGGTCTTCCTGTTTGCCTGGGTGCGCAGGACTCCATTTCGGCTCTGCGCGTGCGACTCGGCTCCAGCCAGCGGGATGGGGAGTCGGCGGCCCGTGGTTTGCGGGCGGCACGCGAGGAGGTTACCCATCAGGCCCGGCAGCTGAAGGCCCAGCTCAGTCAGGCTCACGCGGCAGAGAGGAGCCAACTGGCCAACCTGACCCTGCACAGCAACACAGCCGCCAAGAAACTACAGGCCATCATCGCtcaggtacatacacacacacacacacacaccaattcagtcacacacacacacaaaacatacacacacacacacaaatgtcaattcagtcacacacacacaaacacacacaaacgtcaattcagtcacacacacacacacaaacacgtcaattcactcacacacacacacacacacacacacacacacacacacacacacacacacacacacacacacacacacacacacacacccgtcaactcactcactcacacactcacacaatctttcaggtatacacacacacacacacacacttaacatcaGATTCCTAGTAAACAGCAGTGCAGTTGCTTAAAAAGAACAGATTGTTGTCATGACGGCTCAgtcatatacacagacattaGATATGCATGTGGGGTGGGGAAAAAAGTCATAAGTGAAATAAGTGACTATTGATAcatcctctgtgtctgtgtgggtgtactGCTAACAGGGGGAGAAGCTGTTGCGTCTGGCTGAGATGTGCCGTAAGCTGGagacggaggaggagaaggtTGTGCCTTTCTATGAGTCGACCCTGACTCCACAAGAACAAAGCCTAGAGAGGGCAAAGGCTGCAGAGCCACCATCTGAAGAGTTGGCCAAggtaacacacatactcaaacacacacacacacacacacacacactcagtctgcCCTTCTGTGAGTCCATCCTGACTGCACAGGAAAACAGAAATGCacttacatacagacacaaactctGACTTCCTTTTAAACATACAAttaatctctttctctttccctctctcttacacacacacacacacacacaaacacacacacacactcgtaccaTGGTACATACACCTCTTTGACTGTCCCTTCCTAGGCCATGCTGGACTTTGAGGACCTAGGTCGGTTCTGGCAGCGCTACAACAAGGTGGTTCTAGAGCGCGAGTGCCTGGAGCAGGAGCGGGCGGGCCTGACCCAGGAGAACCAGCAGCTGCGTCTGCTAATGCGCCAGTACCTGGAGGGCATCTCCGTCAGCGACGAGATCCTGCGCCACCAGAACCCGCTGCTCATGGTGTCGCGCCAGCCCCTCGGCGACGCTGCGCAGCGCCCCGGGAGCCACGTCAACCCGCCGCTCAAGCGCCACACCATCATCGAGGCGGCCCACGTGGTGCAGCACACGCTGTAGAGGCACACGTGGAGacacagccgcacacacacacacacacacacacacacacacacacatacatgtatatgcTGGTCAAAAGACACAAACATGCTGATATATACCTATAAAACATACTCATATGCATACTCTCATGCCTACTAAACACACaaaggctaaaacattttggaCATTTCTACACAGAATCATATGGATCACACTTGCATATGCATACAATCAAGTCCTTTGAACAAACCAgaaaatgtgttcacacattacTTCATGATCAAGATTGCAGGATCTCAATAAAAGCTGTGTATTGTCATCCCCAGTCTAAATTAAATGTCATAGActctaaaaaaaatcatatatcTGGAATAATGTAAAGAAAGAAGTTAACTtgctctgattttttttctatgcacaacacatatataATTAAACCGTAAATGCCTATGTTCTGTATTTGGTCATGGTCATGGATATTACTACTCTGAATATGAATTAGTGCTGTGAAAATTCATCCGTACATAAAGAAAGTGTTCTTTTGCTGTGAAAGCTTGTAAAGTCAGAatggaaaaataaaacattacacCAGACTGAACATTGATTTTTTTGGGAGGTcccttttttatttaaatagtTATTATTTTCAGTGTGGTGGTCATCCTGGTGTCGGTCATCTCATTTCTTCTTGCTCTTCTTGTCCTTGGCCTTCTTCTTGCCGCCCTTCTGGGCGTTGGCCTTGTTGTAGAGGTACAGGCCCACCAGGCCCAGTAGCGTGGGCACCAGGGCTAGGCACAGCATGGGGAAGACGTCGTTCACCAGCTTCTGCCATGGCGTCTGCTTGCTCAGggacaccacctccacctcgaACACCAGTGCCGCATCACCTGAAGGGACATACAGAAGGGCAACGTTGAGAAGAGAGACCACCTCCACTTTAAACACCTGGAAGGACAGGGCACAgtttaagagagtgtgtgtgtatgtttgtatgtgtgtgtgaccacctCCACCTTCAACACCAGTGTCGCAACATGTTGAATCGGCTGCAAACAAGCTGTCCATCGGTGTCGATAGTGATGTGCACCACACCGATTTGGGCTACAGACACTCATCGAATATCCTAATCACACGTTCAACCATCGGCTTGGTATTGCTtagctttagtgtgtgtgtgtgtgtgagagagagatgaaatgtgagagagagtgtgtaaaagAGCTATATTGTCCTGTCAGAAAAACATGTGTTATTTAGCAATAGAATGTGTGAGTAAGGCCAATGTTCTACTGACGCATCCATGAATACACTACAGCCGGGTTTCTCAACCTTTTCTGCTTTAAGGCCTTTTCTGCTTTAATCTCATCATAACTTGTGACAGGCCGAGGCTCTTAAAAAAAGACCCCCAATTTGGGCACGATTTTTTTCTGTAGaccattttcttttcttctgaAGTCGCCAGCTGGCTTACCGGCCAGAGTTGGGTGACATAGACAACCACAGATACCAAGTCACCATGTAATACCAAGTCTAAAAGCAACTCAGACAACATATAAAAATATGTTATTAGCATGTTATAAAGGTAACAGCTGAGTCTGACTGGGACAGGCCCTGATCTGACAAAAGGTTCAGGCCAAGGCAGGAATCCCTAGTGCCAAAACTATAGTATTCAAACCCATTGAAGTCCTCTACATTCAGGCCCTATACGCACCACTAAGGtaatgtgaaagtgtgtgtctgtctgtgtgtgtgtgtgtgtgtgtgtgtgtgtgtgtgtgtgtgtgtgtgtgtgtggtctgctgATGTGCAGTGCACCATTCCACTGTCATCTCCTCCTGAAAGATGGGACTGCAAGTGTTGCTAGTTGCTATGGCTACCTGGTATGGTGGGTGGATATCCTCTCTTCCCATAGGCCATGTGTGGTGGTATGGTGGCCTTGATTTTTTGTCTGAAAGTTggagacagtcagacagacagacagatgtcatTAGGCAAACACAAATCCATTATTTTAGGCAGGTTTTCATGAAAAGTTCTACATAAAACCTGAAATTATTTATTGGATCAGTGAGTATCTGTACAATACATACCCTTCACAAACTCCCAGCAAGCTCTGTTCTAGACCTGTCAAAAAAGGAGAAAGGAACATCAGGGAAGAGGTTTCTCCTGTTGAAAATGACCTAGACTCAGGCCTGTACCATATCAGACCAGGATCTGTTCCAAGATCCATGAACAAACTAGGAGAAGGTTCTAAGACCTGTTTTATCAACGTTTCTTTAATCCCACAAGTGTGTGGAATCATTCTGGAAGCCTTTGTAGGCATTAAGTCCTTCAGTGTATACTTTCAGATTTAAATAGTGATAACTCGTCAAACCATCTAAACGACAAAGCTTTCCTCAAGTGGAAACGGTCAAATAAGACCCTATGAAAAAAATTTGGGGGGGGAGTGTGACCCAAAATAGAGGTCATGTGATACTCCTTTTTGTGTATCCTACTTCGACCCTGTCCAAAAGTCAGCGGCAATGCAGACACAGCACAAGGGGAAGAGATAAGCAGTGTCACTGCCTGGCTACCTGAGGTCCCCTGCACCATGGTTACCTGAGGTAGGCCATACCTGTGATGACTGTTCTTTTGCCCAACTCCACAAGCAGAGGGTCccgagacagagaggagtcaaTCACCTTTCCGTCCATCAATCTTCCCTGCACAGCACACCAAAAATATAATTGAGACTGAAATGCGTGTGATGAAAAACATGATGTTCATCTGTTTCTTTTTCCCCCACTTTATTTTCCTTTGGAGGTCAACAGTGTGTGCTTACTTTGACATAGGCCAGAACAGGCTATTAGCAAGGAGTAAGGAGGCCCATCTGATTAAATGAATGGATTGCTATTGTAGCCTATCTCTGTCTACAGCGTTATCACGATAAACctgaaatgtagcctaggtcagtgtttttcaaccac encodes the following:
- the ccdc65 gene encoding dynein regulatory complex subunit 2, coding for MPKKGGKGKQAALTEEERLAYMQQKAQAEEEMAKRKEDMLTLFLKEKLQKEEKNSAVNLHKLTQQWRAVLRQTRATELRRDISILSQTFERVLDRKDSVIKSLVCDLNEAEQQSAQALRAHLNCADRLLELQKGRLAVLELKWTSSLEELMSEYNTVREHLGSQHQQDTAYLADVTFAMEQHYTELENEAKQDYQSMRDDIKNRNIEEKNALRVQLEGTVEELWSQFQHALRSYNEATEDRHIAFESLRTRDHKSAQEIDMQMRRLQKMQDSISALRVRLGSSQRDGESAARGLRAAREEVTHQARQLKAQLSQAHAAERSQLANLTLHSNTAAKKLQAIIAQGEKLLRLAEMCRKLETEEEKVVPFYESTLTPQEQSLERAKAAEPPSEELAKAMLDFEDLGRFWQRYNKVVLERECLEQERAGLTQENQQLRLLMRQYLEGISVSDEILRHQNPLLMVSRQPLGDAAQRPGSHVNPPLKRHTIIEAAHVVQHTL
- the fkbp11 gene encoding peptidyl-prolyl cis-trans isomerase FKBP11 yields the protein MKVRTGVCLVLLAALIFVAAQEEEVFQNVVEELTVEIVEKPETCDITSEMGDTLQIHYTGRLMDGKVIDSSLSRDPLLVELGKRTVITGLEQSLLGVCEGQKIKATIPPHMAYGKRGYPPTIPGDAALVFEVEVVSLSKQTPWQKLVNDVFPMLCLALVPTLLGLVGLYLYNKANAQKGGKKKAKDKKSKKK